The proteins below are encoded in one region of Equus caballus isolate H_3958 breed thoroughbred chromosome 16, TB-T2T, whole genome shotgun sequence:
- the A4GNT gene encoding alpha-1,4-N-acetylglucosaminyltransferase isoform X3 translates to MISFPVLNWEIRWWFIRKYSRKNLSLLRPQILTNCKFLARRNRLREEDMLKELQLSLWVVLLLACGFLYQLTLKSSCLFSCLPPSKALQDPEALLGQGRSIVFLETSERMEPSPLVSCAVESAARIYPEQPVVFLMKGLNDSTQLPPNSTASAFSLLSAIDNVFLFPLDMKRLFEDTPLSSWYAQVNSSTERHWLYVSSDACRLAVIWKYGGVYMDTDVISIRPIPDENFLAAQSSKISSNGVFGFLPRHPFLWGCMENFVEHYNSAIWGHQGPHLMTRMLRVWCKLGDFQEVSPELTSAANPSLFAEEAWP, encoded by the exons ATGATTTCCTTCCCAGTGTTGAATTGGGAGATTAGGTGGTGGTTTATCAGAAAGTATAGCAGGAAAAACTTATCATTGCTAAGACCTCAGATATTAACTAACTGCAAGTTTCTGGCTAGAAG GAACAGGCTGAGAGAGGAGGACATGCTGAAGGAGCTCCAGCTCTCCCTGTGGGTCGTCCTGCTGCTTGCCTGTGGCTTCCTCTACCAGCTCACCCTGAAGTCCAGCTGCCTCTtctcctgcctgcctccttccAAGGCCCTGCAGGATCCAGAAGCCCTCCTGGGCCAGGGACGCAGCATCGTGTTTCTGGAGACCTCGGAGAGAATGGAGCCATCCCCGCTGGTCTCCTGTGCTGTGGAGTCAGCTGCCAGGATTTACCCTGAGCAGCCTGTGGTGTTCCTTATGAAGGGTCTCAACGATTCCACACAGCTGCCCCCAAACTCCACTGCCTCGGCCTTTTCCCTCCTCTCAGCGATAGACAatgttttcctcttccctttggaTATGAAAAGGCTGTTTGAAGACACGCCATTGTCTTCATGGTACGCTCAA GTCAACAGCAGTACAGAGAGACACTGGCTCTACGTCAGCTCAGATGCGTGCCGCCTGGCGGTCATCTGGAAGTACGGCGGCGTCTACATGGACACCGACGTCATCTCCATCAGGCCCATCCCTGACGAGAACTTTTTGGCTGCGCAGTCTTCTAAGATCTCTAGTAACGGGGTGTTTGGATTCCTCCCCCGCCACCCCTTCCTGTGGGGGTGCATGGAAAACTTTGTTGAACACTACAATTCAGCCATTTGGGGCCACCAGGGTCCCCATTTGATGACGAGGATGTTGAGAGTATGGTGCAAACTCGGAGACTTCCAAGAG gttagccctgaactaacatctgccgccaatccttctctttttgctgaggaagcctggccctga
- the A4GNT gene encoding alpha-1,4-N-acetylglucosaminyltransferase isoform X1, with translation MISFPVLNWEIRWWFIRKYSRKNLSLLRPQILTNCKFLARRNRLREEDMLKELQLSLWVVLLLACGFLYQLTLKSSCLFSCLPPSKALQDPEALLGQGRSIVFLETSERMEPSPLVSCAVESAARIYPEQPVVFLMKGLNDSTQLPPNSTASAFSLLSAIDNVFLFPLDMKRLFEDTPLSSWYAQVNSSTERHWLYVSSDACRLAVIWKYGGVYMDTDVISIRPIPDENFLAAQSSKISSNGVFGFLPRHPFLWGCMENFVEHYNSAIWGHQGPHLMTRMLRVWCKLGDFQEVSDLRCLNLSFLHPQRFYPIPFRQWRRYYEVWDTDPSFNDSYALHLWNYMNKEGRTVVQGSNTLAENLYRKHCPRTHRVLIQGSEGSVTQELGPGDT, from the exons ATGATTTCCTTCCCAGTGTTGAATTGGGAGATTAGGTGGTGGTTTATCAGAAAGTATAGCAGGAAAAACTTATCATTGCTAAGACCTCAGATATTAACTAACTGCAAGTTTCTGGCTAGAAG GAACAGGCTGAGAGAGGAGGACATGCTGAAGGAGCTCCAGCTCTCCCTGTGGGTCGTCCTGCTGCTTGCCTGTGGCTTCCTCTACCAGCTCACCCTGAAGTCCAGCTGCCTCTtctcctgcctgcctccttccAAGGCCCTGCAGGATCCAGAAGCCCTCCTGGGCCAGGGACGCAGCATCGTGTTTCTGGAGACCTCGGAGAGAATGGAGCCATCCCCGCTGGTCTCCTGTGCTGTGGAGTCAGCTGCCAGGATTTACCCTGAGCAGCCTGTGGTGTTCCTTATGAAGGGTCTCAACGATTCCACACAGCTGCCCCCAAACTCCACTGCCTCGGCCTTTTCCCTCCTCTCAGCGATAGACAatgttttcctcttccctttggaTATGAAAAGGCTGTTTGAAGACACGCCATTGTCTTCATGGTACGCTCAA GTCAACAGCAGTACAGAGAGACACTGGCTCTACGTCAGCTCAGATGCGTGCCGCCTGGCGGTCATCTGGAAGTACGGCGGCGTCTACATGGACACCGACGTCATCTCCATCAGGCCCATCCCTGACGAGAACTTTTTGGCTGCGCAGTCTTCTAAGATCTCTAGTAACGGGGTGTTTGGATTCCTCCCCCGCCACCCCTTCCTGTGGGGGTGCATGGAAAACTTTGTTGAACACTACAATTCAGCCATTTGGGGCCACCAGGGTCCCCATTTGATGACGAGGATGTTGAGAGTATGGTGCAAACTCGGAGACTTCCAAGAGGTGAGCGACCTCAGGTGTTTGAACCTGTCCTTCTTACACCCCCAAAGATTTTACCCCATCCCCTTTCGACAGTGGAGGCGCTACTATGAAGTCTGGGACACAGACCCGAGCTTCAACGACTCCTACGCCCTGCATCTGTGGAACTACATGAACAAGGAAGGGAGGACCGTGGTTCAAGGAAGCAACACGCTGGCGGAGAATCTCTACCGGAAGCACTGTCCCAGGACGCACAGGGTCCTGATTCAAGGCTCAGAGGGGTCGGTCACCCAGGAGCTGGGTCCAGGTGATACGTAG
- the A4GNT gene encoding alpha-1,4-N-acetylglucosaminyltransferase isoform X2, with translation MLKELQLSLWVVLLLACGFLYQLTLKSSCLFSCLPPSKALQDPEALLGQGRSIVFLETSERMEPSPLVSCAVESAARIYPEQPVVFLMKGLNDSTQLPPNSTASAFSLLSAIDNVFLFPLDMKRLFEDTPLSSWYAQVNSSTERHWLYVSSDACRLAVIWKYGGVYMDTDVISIRPIPDENFLAAQSSKISSNGVFGFLPRHPFLWGCMENFVEHYNSAIWGHQGPHLMTRMLRVWCKLGDFQEVSDLRCLNLSFLHPQRFYPIPFRQWRRYYEVWDTDPSFNDSYALHLWNYMNKEGRTVVQGSNTLAENLYRKHCPRTHRVLIQGSEGSVTQELGPGDT, from the exons ATGCTGAAGGAGCTCCAGCTCTCCCTGTGGGTCGTCCTGCTGCTTGCCTGTGGCTTCCTCTACCAGCTCACCCTGAAGTCCAGCTGCCTCTtctcctgcctgcctccttccAAGGCCCTGCAGGATCCAGAAGCCCTCCTGGGCCAGGGACGCAGCATCGTGTTTCTGGAGACCTCGGAGAGAATGGAGCCATCCCCGCTGGTCTCCTGTGCTGTGGAGTCAGCTGCCAGGATTTACCCTGAGCAGCCTGTGGTGTTCCTTATGAAGGGTCTCAACGATTCCACACAGCTGCCCCCAAACTCCACTGCCTCGGCCTTTTCCCTCCTCTCAGCGATAGACAatgttttcctcttccctttggaTATGAAAAGGCTGTTTGAAGACACGCCATTGTCTTCATGGTACGCTCAA GTCAACAGCAGTACAGAGAGACACTGGCTCTACGTCAGCTCAGATGCGTGCCGCCTGGCGGTCATCTGGAAGTACGGCGGCGTCTACATGGACACCGACGTCATCTCCATCAGGCCCATCCCTGACGAGAACTTTTTGGCTGCGCAGTCTTCTAAGATCTCTAGTAACGGGGTGTTTGGATTCCTCCCCCGCCACCCCTTCCTGTGGGGGTGCATGGAAAACTTTGTTGAACACTACAATTCAGCCATTTGGGGCCACCAGGGTCCCCATTTGATGACGAGGATGTTGAGAGTATGGTGCAAACTCGGAGACTTCCAAGAGGTGAGCGACCTCAGGTGTTTGAACCTGTCCTTCTTACACCCCCAAAGATTTTACCCCATCCCCTTTCGACAGTGGAGGCGCTACTATGAAGTCTGGGACACAGACCCGAGCTTCAACGACTCCTACGCCCTGCATCTGTGGAACTACATGAACAAGGAAGGGAGGACCGTGGTTCAAGGAAGCAACACGCTGGCGGAGAATCTCTACCGGAAGCACTGTCCCAGGACGCACAGGGTCCTGATTCAAGGCTCAGAGGGGTCGGTCACCCAGGAGCTGGGTCCAGGTGATACGTAG
- the A4GNT gene encoding alpha-1,4-N-acetylglucosaminyltransferase (The RefSeq protein has 1 substitution compared to this genomic sequence), with translation MLKELQLSLWVVLLLACGFLYQLTLKSSCLFSCLPPSKALRDPEALLGQGRSIVFLETSERMEPSPLVSCAVESAARIYPEQPVVFLMKGLNDSTQLPPNSTASAFSLLSAIDNVFLFPLDMKRLFEDTPLSSWYAQVNSSTERHWLYVSSDACRLAVIWKYGGVYMDTDVISIRPIPDENFLAAQSSKISSNGVFGFLPRHPFLWGCMENFVEHYNSAIWGHQGPHLMTRMLRVWCKLGDFQEVSDLRCLNLSFLHPQRFYPIPFRQWRRYYEVWDTDPSFNDSYALHLWNYMNKEGRTVVQGSNTLAENLYRKHCPRTHRVLIQGSEGSVTQELGPGDT, from the exons ATGCTGAAGGAGCTCCAGCTCTCCCTGTGGGTCGTCCTGCTGCTTGCCTGTGGCTTCCTCTACCAGCTCACCCTGAAGTCCAGCTGCCTCTtctcctgcctgcctccttccAAGGCCCTGCAGGATCCAGAAGCCCTCCTGGGCCAGGGACGCAGCATCGTGTTTCTGGAGACCTCGGAGAGAATGGAGCCATCCCCGCTGGTCTCCTGTGCTGTGGAGTCAGCTGCCAGGATTTACCCTGAGCAGCCTGTGGTGTTCCTTATGAAGGGTCTCAACGATTCCACACAGCTGCCCCCAAACTCCACTGCCTCGGCCTTTTCCCTCCTCTCAGCGATAGACAatgttttcctcttccctttggaTATGAAAAGGCTGTTTGAAGACACGCCATTGTCTTCATGGTACGCTCAA GTCAACAGCAGTACAGAGAGACACTGGCTCTACGTCAGCTCAGATGCGTGCCGCCTGGCGGTCATCTGGAAGTACGGCGGCGTCTACATGGACACCGACGTCATCTCCATCAGGCCCATCCCTGACGAGAACTTTTTGGCTGCGCAGTCTTCTAAGATCTCTAGTAACGGGGTGTTTGGATTCCTCCCCCGCCACCCCTTCCTGTGGGGGTGCATGGAAAACTTTGTTGAACACTACAATTCAGCCATTTGGGGCCACCAGGGTCCCCATTTGATGACGAGGATGTTGAGAGTATGGTGCAAACTCGGAGACTTCCAAGAGGTGAGCGACCTCAGGTGTTTGAACCTGTCCTTCTTACACCCCCAAAGATTTTACCCCATCCCCTTTCGACAGTGGAGGCGCTACTATGAAGTCTGGGACACAGACCCGAGCTTCAACGACTCCTACGCCCTGCATCTGTGGAACTACATGAACAAGGAAGGGAGGACCGTGGTTCAAGGAAGCAACACGCTGGCGGAGAATCTCTACCGGAAGCACTGTCCCAGGACGCACAGGGTCCTGATTCAAGGCTCAGAGGGGTCGGTCACCCAGGAGCTGGGTCCAGGTGATACGTAG
- the DBR1 gene encoding lariat debranching enzyme produces MRVAVAGCCHGELDKIYETLALAERRGPGQIDLLLCCGDFQAVRNEADLRCMAVPAKYRHMQTFYRYYSGEKKAPVLTIFIGGNHEASNHLQELPYGGWVAPNIYYLGLAGVVKYRGVRIGGISGIFKSHDYRKGHFECPPYTPATIRSIYHVRNIEVYKLKQLKQPMDIFLSHDWPRSIYHYGNKKQLLKTKSFFRQEVENNTLGSPAASELLEHLKPAYWFSAHLHVKFAALMQHQAKDKGQTGKKTKFLALDKCLPHRDFLQVIEIEHDPSAPDYLEYDIEWLTILRATNDLINVTGRLWNMPENNGLHTRWDYTATEEAMNQVLEKLNHDLKVPCNFSVTAACYDPSKPQTQVQLVHRINPQTTEFCAQLGITDINVRLQKAKEEQQLCGEYEEQDDVESNNSGEDPSEYNTDTSALSSINPDEIMLDEEEEDEDSLVSAHSDMNTPSVEPSSDQASDFSGSFSDVRILPGSMAVSSDDTLGSPLGREGKPGEAVDSGDGKDLPEVTLKRLSDEHEPEPRKKIKRRNQAIYAAVDDDDAA; encoded by the exons ATGCGGGTGGCCGTGGCCGGCTGCTGCCACGGCGAGCTGGACAAGATCTACGAGACGCTGGCGCTGGCGGAGCGGCGCGGCCCGGGGCAGATAGACCTTCTGCTGTGCTGCGGCGACTTCCAGGCTGTGCGCAACGAGGCCGACCTGCGCTGCATGGCCGTGCCGGCCAAGTACCGCCACATGCAGACCTTCTACAG ATATtattctggagagaaaaaggccCCAGTTCTCACAATCTTCATTGGAGGAAACCATGAAGCCTCGAATCATTTGCAAGAGTTACCTTATGGTGGCTGGGTGGCgccaaacatttattatttag GTTTGGCTGGTGTGGTAAAATACCGAGGCGTAAGAATTGGTGGAATCTCTGGTATTTTTAAATCTCATGACTATCGAAAAG GTCATTTTGAGTGCCCCCCTTATACTCCAGCTACAATAAGGAGTATATATCATGTGAGAAATATTGAAGTCTATAAATTAAAACAG CTGAAGCAGCCTATGGACATATTCTTATCTCATGATTGGCCAAGAAGTATATATCATTATGGAAATAAGAAGCAACTTCTTAAGACTAAATCTTTTTTCCGACAAGAAGTGGAAAATAACACATTAGGAAGTCCTGCAGCCTCAGAACTTTTAGAGCACTTAAAACCTGCTTATTGGTTTTCTGCACACCTTCATGTGAAATTTGCAGCCTTGATGCAGCATcag GCCAAGGATAAAGGACAGACTGGCAAAAAAACCAAATTTTTAGCCTTGGACAAATGTCTACCACATAGAGACTTTCTTCAG GTAATAGAGATAGAGCACGACCCAAGTGCTCCTGATTACTTGGAGTATGATATTGAATGGCTCACTATTCTCAGGGCTACCAACGATCTTATTAATGTGACTGGGCGCCTGTGGAATATGCCTGAAAATAATGGCCTGCATACAAG GTGGGATTATACTGCCACAGAAGAAGCTATGAACCAagtgttggaaaaactgaatcATGACCTCAAAGTTCCATGTAACTTTAGTGTGACGGCTGCTTGTTATGACCCAAGCAAGCCACAGACACAAGTGCAGTTGGTTCATAGAATCAATCCTCAGACTACTGAATTTTGTGCCCAACTTGGCATCACTGACATTAATGTCAGGCTTCAGAAGGCTAAGGAAGAACAGCAGTTGTGTGGTGAATACGAAGAGCAGGATGACGTGGAGAGTAATAACTCTGGAGAAGACCCTAGTGAATACAACACAGACACGTCTGCCCTGTCCTCTATTAATCCAGATGAGATAATGTtggatgaagaagaggaagatgaagacAGTCTTGTAAGTGCACATAGTGACATGAATACACCATCTGTGGAACCTTCTTCTGATCAAGCTTCTGACTTTTCTGGAAGCTTCTCTGATGTCAGGATCTTGCCAGGTTCCATGGCTGTATCTTCTGATGATACGTTGGGTTCCCCACTTGGCAGAGAGGGGAAACCTGGTGAGGCTGTGGACTCAGGAGATGGAAAGGACTTACCAGAGGTGACACTGAAGAGGCTGAGTGATGAACATGAACCTgaaccaagaaagaaaattaagaggaGGAATCAAGCCATCTATGCTGCAGTGGATGATGATGACGCAGCATGA